The genomic interval taagtcaagagttcatcgtatcgtataagggaaccattcaattatcttataacagtgggttgaagctgtccttgagcctggtgataggtgctttcaggcttttgaatcttctgcctgatgggagaggagagaacagagaatgtctggggcgggtggggtctttgattatgctggctgctttactgaagcagcgagaagtgtggacagagtccgtggaggggaggctggtttccatgatgtgctgagctgtgtccacaactctctgcagtttcttgcggtcctgggcagagcagttgccgtaccaagccatgatgcattaataaaaattggtaagggtcgacaGAGACATTGcaaatttcctcagcctcctgaggaagtagaggcgttggtgagctttctcggccatggtATCtatatagttggaccaggacaggctattggtgatgttcactcctaggaactttgagcatctttgatgtagacaggtgtatgtacaccaccccccttgaagtcaatgaccagctcttttgctgacattgagggaaaggttgttgtcatgacaccatgttactaagctctctatctccttcctgtacaccctCGTCgtcatttgagatacggcccactacggtggcgtcatctgcaaacttgtagatggagctagagcagaatctggccatgcagtcatgagtgtacagggagtagagtaaggggctgaggacacagccttatggagcactagtgttgagaatatcCACTCTCACCAGGGCTGTACATAACAGCAGCAAGAACAGCTCTACTCTTGTACTCGGATACTGTTGCCAGTAACGCATCTGCCTTCCatattgcttgctgaacctgcacattAACACTTATTGATACATGTTCAAAGACACCCAGACACCCCTGAACAATAAACCTTTCATAGGGCATAAAACAGTACGGTacgggacaggcccttcagcccaagatatcTGTGCTGCCCAGTGTGAAATGAAACCAATCCcattgcctgcacgtgatccagtttaccaacttaCCATTTCCATCATGTTCATACGTcagtttaagagcctcttaaccaccactatcgtgtctgcttccaccaccacccttggcagtgcattccaggcacccactactctccctgttttaaaaagaaatcttgcCCAGCACATTTTTTCTTAAACTTctaggaacaaacaatctgctggaggaactcagcggctcgagcagcatctgtagaggaaaggaattgtaaacgtttcaatctgaaacatcaacaaattgttcctccagcagattgtttgatgctccagattccagcatctgtagtctctggtgtctctctgaaacctcccccccccccccccccccccctcccctttcaacatcTCACCACTTTGAAAGTATtccccaaagtggatgacctcacatttttccacattacacttcatctgccatgtcctgATCCATTCACCCTGCTTGTCCATCTCCCTTTGAAGCTTCATCCCTGTCAGCCATTGGCTCACTCTCAACAGTTCTCTCAGTTTGCATTTTGTTCATTTTCCTGCCATTTCTTATTCTGTGCCTACTCAATGACCCACAGAGGAACCTGATCGTCATTCAAAATGCAATGTCGGGGTTGTGAGTTTCATGAATGTGATGCGTGCATTTGTGGTTTAACTGCTCATGGAGCTTTGATGGTGTAAAACCTGGCACTAATCACAGCTTGCTTATACCATCCACTAAATGTTGTCCTTTTTCTCTTCCCTTTAGGTTCCGGGATTTAGCTGAAGGTGAGAATGAAGCGCTTAAGCTGCCTTGTGACAGAAGCTGACTTCAGCATTTCATGTTATTCATATACTGCAATGCATTCTCGGGAACAATTTCAGTGACACATTAACTTTCAAAATTTCCAGCTCTGGATATTTCAGTGTGTAGAGCTACTCGGACAATCTCCTGGCTTTTTGTGCACCTCCTAGTGGCTAGACAAGTTTTCAATATGTCGCCTTGTCCTGTTGTCCCTGGGAAAGGGCAGAACTGCAAGGATATTCAGGCTGCAGCTTGAGTAATGTGTACGGTGCAGTTTATCGCATAACAGCAAAGATGTGCACTGGAGAGGTCGCAGAGGAGTTTTGTGAAGCTTTTTCCAGGCTTGGAACTGTTTTCCATgggacagaggaggctgagagaaaACAGTtttgtgatgttgcagttgtacaaggtgttggtgaggccgcatttggaatattgtgttcagttttggtcgtcctgctataggaaagatgccattaagctggaaagagtgcagaggagatttacgaggatgttgctgggactcgggggactgagtttgggagagaggttgagcaggttgggacttttttcaatggagcataggagaatgaggggtgatgtcagagatgtataaaatcatgaggggcatagatagagtgaatgcgcacagcctttctccccagggttggggaatcaagaggacatagggtgagaggggagagatttaattagaacccgaggggcaacttcttcactcagagagtggtcagtatatggaacgagctgccagagcaagtggttgaggcaggtacattaacatttaaaagacacttagacaggtacatggataggaaaggtttatgggccCATCATGGgaaaacaggactagcttagatgggattcttggtcggcatggagcagatgggccgaagggcctgtttctgtgttgtatgactctatggtactATGACCAacatgtataaaattacaaggggcctGGGTAAGGACCTATTTCTAGTGAAGGAGAGGGCATAGATATAAAGCAGCTGATAGAAGGATTAGAAAGATGAGGAAAATAGGGTGGTAGGAGTCCGGAACTCACTGGCTTAAAGGTGGGTGGAGGCAGAAATGTCCATGTTTAAACTATACTTGGGTGTGTACTTGAAGACCCTTGATGTGCAGGGCTAGGACCTGTACAACTCTCAGGGCTGTTGCGGACTTGAGGTGCCAAATAGCCAGTACctgcgtttttaaaaaaaactgattcaaTGGCAAGTCGTATAAATTCACTTTGGATTTATTTGAACGTGGAGGATTGTCTGCTTATCCATTTGAGGTGCTCACAATGTTCAAAGTTAATGGTGAAGGAGCAGTGGTggaattgaatcagaatcaggtttattatcactgacttatgacacgaaatttgttgcttttcagcagcagtacaatgtaaaaacataaaattactataaagtacaaattaaatagtgcaaaaaaaaaggaatattgaagttgtgttcatggaccgttcagaaatctgatggcagaggggaagaagctgttcctgaatcgttgagtgtgggtcttcaggcttctgtacctcctccccaatggtagtaacgagaagagggcaaagCTCCACATCATTTCTATTCTGTGGCTCTGTTTATAAAACTGAAGATCCATTTCCTTGTATAGCCTCATTAACGTCGTGCTTTTGTGCCATTTATGTACGCAGGAATCTTCCCTCAAGACGTCATTCCTCATGACATGTCGTCAGATGAGGAAGATGAAGATGATTTTagctggaaaaagaaaaagaagaaacaaaGACGGGAAAAGGCTttgttgggggaggaggaaggagagagtgagTTGGTTTCCACAGTTTTATATTAATTCAACGTATACATATTTCACAAACTCCCTTCAGGCCCTGCTAGTCCATCGTCTGAATTGGATTGTGATTTCCGTTAGATGCCTTCAGAAAGTCCGTTTTGTATTTCTCCAGGTAAGGAGaaagctgggaaagggaagatcaAAAAGAAACGGTGTTCCAAGGGGAGGCTGCCATCGGGGACCAATGAGAGTGCAGAGCCAACCGGGGAGATTGTGACCGAAGTATCTGATCCTACAGACCAGGAACTCCcgaggaaaaagaagaaaaaatcaAGACAGGTTGATGCAACTGTGATCCCAGAGAGCACGCTGCTCAGCAGTGACATGCCAAGGATTGAAAGTCGGGGACAGGAAAATCTAGTCGGGGAAGACCAAGTAAGCGAGTCTAAGTCTGACGCACAGCCTCTGACATCTGTTGTGGACTCAGTCACCCCGGTTCCCAAGCTGAAGAGGAAGAAGCAGGTGCAGGCTCAACTCTGTAACGGGAAGAGCTTGCCTGAAGACTCAACTCAAGAGCCTGTTGTTAGTAAAAAAGTGAAAGGAGTTCTGGTGAAGCTTAGAAAGCAAACCAAGAAGCAGGCGGTTGGTGATGAAGTACCTGCCAGCCAGGCACCAGTCAGGAGCAAGAGGAAGGTGAGGGAGCTGTCCGAGGGGCCCAGCAAGAAACAGAAACTGAAGAACAGTGTAAGTTGAAATCATCAAACTCCACCCTCTGTTAGCAGAGAGGTCCCAAGGTCTGACAACGGTGCACTATTCCTTCATCTCCCATCTCAATTCAGCTGGTACTCAGTTTCAACCAACATATTTCTCGTATTTTCTTGCAATAGGAGGAAAGCAGTCAGCCcactgttctatggttcagttAGATTGTGGTTCACCTTTCCTGCACCTAACTTGTCACTACCCCATGTCCCTCAATGCCTTAAAATCAGCAAAACCATGAATCCCGTATGTAACATTTTCAGCTCACCCCACATCCTCAGCCTTTAAAGAAGCATGCTTCCTGATTCTTAATTTTCTGGCTctaattttcagtttattttgagaaccaggtaccaaagaaaaactaTGTATCATAGCCTGCTGATAGAGGAACCTTTATCTTCGTTCTCTGTCTCCCAACACCAAACTAGTTACCAATCTTCAGGCAGGGTTCCTTCCAGCTGTACGCACTTGTGTTGTAATCTCACGCAAAACTGTAACGAAAACTAGGGATTGATTTCCGGAGcggtgatggggtggtggagagtGTGTCCTGCATTACAAAGACTGAAAACAATGGGCTTAAaatccctggagtttagaagaataagaggtgattagaacatagaacagtagagcacagaacaggcccttcggcccacaatgttgtgccgacatagctaagcccccctgcctacagaatgcccatattcctccattctcctctcattcatgtgcttcaccaccctatcaggcattccaggcatccaccactctctaagtaaaaaacgtacccctcatatctgttctgaacctaccccctctcaccttaactgcatgccctttggtattggatcgctcaataatgggaaaaagatattgcttgtccaccctatctgtgcccttcataattttatatacttccaacagatcaccctcagccttcgccacttcagagaaaagagcccaagtttgtccagcctctcctgatagcacatgccctctaatccaggcagcatcctagtaaacctcctctgcaccctctctaaagcctcgacgtccttcctatagtgaggtgaccagaattacatgcAATACTTTAAATGCGCCTAACCAGAGTtatacagagatgcatcataacttcttgacccctgtactcaatacctcgattaatgaaagcaagcattccataagccttcttaaccaccctattgttggatctggttattttcgaatccacaggttctttcaggagtccaggaatgagttgaaaacaacttggtgcttcacaaagttttattggaaaagtttaaaacaaagaaacagtcacagagcacgtggcactagctttactacgaGGAGATGAGTGGAGACAAAGGGACTAAAAATAAGCTAGGGCCGGTGGGgcgggagagagcaagagagagatagaggcgagagagagattaacaaaaagcagcaccttttatacctgagataagaggtactccttagctaacaatagtccaatcagatacctgtggcaaaaccaaccaatgagaaaacacgtattatggatgaaccaataaactaggaagtggccattccttgtgcagccacttgaggtgtattaaacactatacacattaaaaaactacttaaaacagttgaatccaacactatctacctgtgtagccactttcagtggaaAGAAATGGATGCAATTTACTTGGAAAGGGTAGAATTAAGAAGCTGTTTCCCACTGGCTGGAGAGTCGGTAACTAAAAATAGTCTAATAGTGAGGGATCAGCCAATTATGACAGAACAGTACAGggcaggaacagccccttcggcccacagtgtccgtgccaaacatgatgccaaattaaactaatcccatctgcctgcacatgatctgtatccttcCAAACCCCACATGTTTGTGCACCTGTCTAAACTATCGTTGTACCTGGTTCCACCAGCTCCCCAgcagtgtgtttaaaaaaaaaacgtccttcacatctcctttaaatttgccccctctcaccttagagttatgccctctagtatttgatatctccaccctgggaaaaagactcttgactatctactctacgcctctcataattttataaactatcaagtctcccctcagcctctgatgcttcagagaaaacagtccaagtttgtccaacctctccttatagctaatactctctaatccattcAATGTCctagtgaacctctcctgcaccctccacatccttcctgtaatggggcgaccagaactgcacacagtactccacatgcagcctaaccaaagttatacagctgcaatatgacatcttgactcttaaactcaatgctctgactgatgaaggcacatCTTACGTTGCCTTTACCACTTGtctccttgtgttgccactttcagagagctatgaacttgcaccccaagatccctcaataCACtagtgctcttaagggtcctgccatttactatatactttccccttacattcagacctcccaaagtgcaacacctcacacttgcctggtgTTTAAGTGTCTGTTAATCTTTGcaactccagagagctgtggatgctcatCCTGCATTACACTCAAGACTGAGGTCGATGGATATTTGGTTCCTGACAGAATTCTGATTGTGTGGGAAGGTGAACCTAAGTTCAAGAATTGTAAGTGGGCTCAAAGTTTAAATAACCTCCAATTTGTGTTCTTGTCACAAGTGCCTTCCAGAACTCTGTCAGCATCCTTTGACCTGCCCCTGAACACCATGTTGTGacttcctcaatgcacttcaTTGCCTGTAAATTCCATTTCATATCTAAGAGGAGCAAATGGGAGCCAGAACTGTCCCTCTGAAGTGGAGAGTTTCATGCAGTGGTACTCCATTTAACCAAATTCGGGTTTGGCTGATAGGTGTGGTGAGTAGGTACCCATCACATTCTGGTGACTCCCTCCTGGAAGGTAGATGCTTAACTACAGGGGCTGATAAAGGTGTCATCTCCCTTGCTGCACCGCCATGCATCTGCAGCGCAGAAACAGCTGAGTGATCTCTGGTGGGTAGCAAGGTAATGGAACCTGGTTGAACTCCACCCTACCTCCAAACAGTGTGAGATTTCTGGGTTATTCGATCCCCGCTGCCCCACGTGCTGAGAAACTATGAATCAGTCATTGGTCAAGTTGGCTTGATGACTTCATCCCTTCCTCCATCCTCCCATTGGTGGTGTTGGGCTGACTCGTTTGAATGCTCGTAGCGTTCTGATCGCCCTTCTGTAAATAGTTTGGTTTTATCTTGAGCAGGCCACATCCCAGGGTGACGCCAGGCCCTGTGCTCCAGTCAAGGCCTTGAACACAGCAGAAACCAGTGAGTTTGTGAAGTTTGAAAAAATTCCTATACCAAAGCCCATCTTCTTCAAGAAAGTGAGGAGTGCCGAGACTACTCCCAGGCGGTGTAACGAGGTGAGGGGACCTTTCTGTACTCTGATCCACAAACTCTTCTCTTTGCCGCAGAGGTTGTGCTGGATATGGAAAATGTTGAGGCCATAGCTGCAAACTGTTCTGACCAAGCCCATTGGACCTGTGGCCCTTCCTGCCAGTAGAATGTGAACATAAAAACATGGGGCAGGGGTGGTGTGGGCACTGTCATCTATCTACCACCGAACAtttctgcattttcagtttttcttgcTGCCAAAGGCAATATCTCCCTCTGGAGTTTGGAACAACGCTGGGGCGGGTAGTGATCAGATTCCAGGCAAGGGTGCACAGAGCATTCTGACTCCTCTGTCCCCCTGCACCCGTTAATACCACATCCAGTCTAATCCTGCTCACTGATCTCCCTGGATAACTGCTCCCAGTGTATCTCTGTTGGATGCTGACCCCCACCCTGTTTGGTTCCAACTTTGCTGCAGAACCTGATTCTTTCTACCCCCAATTAGACCATTCCGTCTCCACAGGGTCTTTtaagtttcctgctttctgctcTCTGCAGTCTGGAACATTCTGCAACATTTTACTCTTGGATGGCCCTGCCCTCTACATTCGAGACCATCCTGAGGCCTGTTTCTGCAAGGTGACTGCTTTCTGCTCTTTGCACCCGAGACCATTCTGGAGTCTGGTACTATACTGCCCTCTGGACCTGTGGGTCTTTACCCAACATGTCTAGTtgcagggagacacaagagactgcagatactggaacctgaagcaaaatacaaactgctggaggaactctgggtcgggcagcatctgtggagggaaatgcacagtcaacgttttgggtcgagaccatcaggacaggtgaagggtcttgatccaaaacgtcgactgtccatttccctccacagatgctgcccgacccgctgagatcctccagcagtttttatgtctagttttatttttttttgaagtatgttTTCTTTTTGCCACCACAGATTAAAACCATGTCAACTTCCAGTGGAAAGAAAGTACGGTTTGGGCTGAGAAAGAACACAACAGCAGGTAAATTGTTGCTACCAGGCAAGGCAGAAATACGGGTTGTTGCCGTTAGTTCTCGCACAATCCCCACACTGaagattaagctggagaggatgagGAAAGGATTAACAaagatgtggcctggattggagggcttgagttatcaggagagactgggtaggctaaggggtgacctgatagaggtttataaaattatgagagacttgGGTcaagtctgtttcccatggtggggatgTCGCAgttggcacaggtttaaggtgatggggaggaagtttaaaggggatctgaggggtaaatatttcacacacaAGGAGTAactggtacctggaatgagttgccagaggaggtggtggaggcaggaacggtAACAACATTCAGGTAGCCGTCCAGATGGAGGGAtagggaattaatgcaggaaaatggggttagtacaggtaGGTGGCATAGACATGggggaccaaagggcctgtttctacactgtacaACTCCAGGACTTTAATGTTCCATTCCATTCACaacacctcagcaaatgaagcagcccatgcctgcgtgaaacaaaacctggacaacattctgGTGGGCTGATAAATGTcgagtaacattcatgccacagaagttCAGGGCATGGACATCtccaacgagagagagagagggtctgaccattacccctgacattcagtggcattaccatcactgagtcttTCATGTTCAACATCCTgagggggtcaccattgacccaAATCTCAACTGGGACCAGCCACAATTAATACTGTGGTTGCCAGAGCAGGTTGGGCTAGGTATATCCTACAGTGAGTGACCCACCTCCTGAcatcctaaagcctttccaccatctccaaaatcgggagtgtgatggaacactctccacttgcctggattagtgcagcTCTGAACCTTAGCACCATCTAGAACAAAGCACTAACATTTGATTGGGAACCCATCTACCACCCTGAATGTTCATTCCCTTCACAAACATATAGTGGCTGCACTGTACCATCTGGGAGACATAGGGTAGAAGTGAGCTGAGGAGGGATAAGGGTGTGGATACCTCCTGTgctgaaggtgcagaggagaggtAAAGGCACTGACACGTGGACTGAAGGACAATTGACTGAAACCAGATGGAGGAGTTCAAAATAGGCTGCAGTCGGCAGGGTGGGGGCAGTGAATTCTGGACCAGATGGGCCCGTAATTACAGAGCAAAGAAGAAGGCTTTTTAGAGATCGGAGAACATTCCCCAgcaagtgctggtgagcttttgaCTGTTAAGGTTGTGTCAGGTGGCATGTGCTGGGTAAAAGAATGGTGGACCATTTCCTGATGAGAGCCAGTACCTGTGAGCCTTGCCCCAAGGTGAATCATTGTCTCTGAGACCCAGGCAGAGTGGAGTCGGTACCAAGAGAAAGGAAACAAGTGCACCCTTTGGTCACCAATTCTTATGGAGCTGAGACTCCATTCTAGATCAAAAATTTCTACAGCACTTGGCAGCAAAGTTGCCAAGGATGTTTCTGCTGACTGGGTTGTCTAGAATCAGAGGTCACAACCTCAAAGTAAGGGCTGGCCattgaggacagagatgagaagaatttcttgacccagagagtggtgaatcttgaGAATTCTCTAGCCGAGGGAATACTTGAGATAGACatcgatagatttttgaatatgaagggaatcaaaggatatggggtcagtgcaggaaagggctgctgaggtaaaagttcagccatGAGTGGGACAGTGGGTGGGGGAGACCAAATGgcttacttcttatgttcttaagtaaaGGGCTGTATGGCAGGGCAATGGGCCTCTTGGCTCAACTTCTCCATGCAGACTGCGGTGCCTACCTACgttaatcctgtttgcctgcattaggtcctttcctatccaagtacctgtccaaatgccttttaaacaccgtaattgtacttgcctctggcagctcgttccaattaaccaccaccctctgtgtgggggaaaaacttgcccctcagatctcctttaaatttctcccctctcaccttagatctgTGTCCTCCCTTGCCCTGAGGAACAGGtgctatctaccctatatatgcccctcataattttatgaacttctataaggtcactcctcaggctccaatgttccagtgagaataaacccaacctatccagtctctccttataactccagccctcaaTTCCagtcaatatcctggtgaatcccttctgcactctaaTCCTTcgtgtagtgtggtgaccagaactgtccacagtgctccaagtgcagcctgtcCACTGTTCTGCACAGTTGCAACTTGAGATCTCGCCTCAACCTATGAAGACAAGAATGCTGAATGCCTTTGTCACTACCCTATCCCCCTGTGTcaccagtttcagggagctatgaacttgtaccccaaagtctctccgtacatcaacactcctgaggtccctgccatttactgttcatGTCCTGTTGGTCTTTGATGTCCCAgactgcattacctcacacttgtctggattaaattccatcagccaccgctccacccaactttccagctgatccattgCCTCTGTGTCCTTTCATGACTTTCCTCgctatctactactccaccaatctGTGTGTTTGCAAACTTAGCAGACCACctgcattcttatccaagtcatttatatcggacaacaaaggtcccagcactgaggtacaccactggtcacagacttccagtttaaaaaaaatgcaacactcCACTACTACCCTCATCAAGCTGATTTTGGAACCAATTTGAAAAAAATTGGTCTTAGATCCTATGTGccccaaccttctggaccagcctaccgtgcgagaccttgtcaaaaactttgctaaagtccatgtagaccacgtctactgcGCTGCCTTCAttgattttcttagttacctcctcaaaaaaaaaccctcagatttgtgagacaggatttgcCCCACACAAAAGCACACTGACTCCTAATCAggtcctgcctttccaagtgaacacaaaTCCTATACCTTAAAATGTTTTCCAGTTATTTCTCTACTATTGATGCAGGGCTGTTTGGCCTggagtttcctggcttatccctgctgcctgttttgaacaagggaacaacgtTAGCTACCATATATAAATATGAAGTATTTTTAATATCAGTCAATCatgttttactgtttttttttccagaatttaaAAGGACGGACAAAAGCATTCTGGTGAGCCCGGCGGGGACATCTCGTGTTGCGTTTGACCCAAAGCAACAGCCTCACCACAGCGTGTTAAAGTCCAACTCGACGCCAACCTGCTCCCCTGTCCTTCGGCCCAAGAGAGCCTCGTTCTCAGTGAAGAAACGGCCCACAGCCATGGACTTCTTCTAAGCTCACCACAGCTGCCTTTCTACTCAGTATTTTGCTCTGGTTGTTCAGCCCTGTGGATTCCAGAGTTGTGTCGTTTCCTTCGGTCATTCAGTTGAGTGCTCTCTGTGAGGTGGGCTGTGCACTCACCCTAAACACCAGCTAGTTTTGGCCCAGGCTGACACCAGCTGACTGCCTGCTCCCAATTCCAACTATCTCGCACCCCCATCCACTCTCCTTTTCTTCAGGGGAGTGCTGTTGGGTGGGGTGagaaaaattgctttctttatctgCCCCTTCCTCTCAGAGTTGCTTATTTTGGTTAAGGTCCCATTCCTCAAACACACGGCAATTCTGTCCATTTTGGGTATTTTGATAGCTGCCACTATTGTCTACAAATCAGAGGGCCAAATCCCCCAATCTATTGAGGTACTGTCAGGGGTGCAGAACTGGGGAAGTGCACgtctgagggagtgccacacttcCACAGGGGTGTCATTCAAGAGCTCCCTGCTATTCCCATCGATCCTCGGGACCTTGGAGGAATTCATCAGGTATGAAAGTCCTTCAGATGTTTGAGAGATTGGAATAATAGAATTGTCACAACATGGAACTACTCCATTTGGCTCACCAACCTTCTGCTGCTCAAGTCAGCAAGGGATAATGCAAAATACACAGAACAGTTTCCTCTTTTTATGAAGGGATTTATCTCAGTAGCCGTGAGGTTGGTACCAACTGGTTCATCACCATTTCTCTTTATCGCTCTATCTGGACCTTCTGTGTTTTACCTCAAACATTGGACAATAAAAAGCAATCTGGCAGGCTGGTTTCTA from Pristis pectinata isolate sPriPec2 chromosome 4, sPriPec2.1.pri, whole genome shotgun sequence carries:
- the LOC127570031 gene encoding ribosomal RNA processing protein 1 homolog A-like; this encodes MAAAAEIQFAQRLASNEKRFRDRAVRRLRRYFSARSQRLSGGFSQEELLKIWKGIFYCMWMQDKPLLQEELADSISHLVHTFRNLDAKFLFLETFFQTMNREWNGIDRLRLDKFYTLIRLVLRQFLEELKSTGWDKSVVSRFLRCVMDEVLNPARNDAPCGIRYHFIDIYLQELAKVGTQQLTAEQNLKFIDPFCQIAAKTKDRILFHMISQGIFELIVDQAPFAIEDLMNELQANEEDDASGEELKSSQENGDPAKPKINGSVSGEGAELNGDGENPKHSQHNDDVGPVLQFDYEAVADRLFQLSSRGSTPAHNRKLLYKLVRKFRDLAEGIFPQDVIPHDMSSDEEDEDDFSWKKKKKKQRREKALLGEEEGESKEKAGKGKIKKKRCSKGRLPSGTNESAEPTGEIVTEVSDPTDQELPRKKKKKSRQVDATVIPESTLLSSDMPRIESRGQENLVGEDQVSESKSDAQPLTSVVDSVTPVPKLKRKKQVQAQLCNGKSLPEDSTQEPVVSKKVKGVLVKLRKQTKKQAVGDEVPASQAPVRSKRKVRELSEGPSKKQKLKNSATSQGDARPCAPVKALNTAETSEFVKFEKIPIPKPIFFKKVRSAETTPRRCNEIKTMSTSSGKKVRFGLRKNTTAEFKRTDKSILVSPAGTSRVAFDPKQQPHHSVLKSNSTPTCSPVLRPKRASFSVKKRPTAMDFF